One genomic segment of Arachis duranensis cultivar V14167 chromosome 4, aradu.V14167.gnm2.J7QH, whole genome shotgun sequence includes these proteins:
- the LOC110280174 gene encoding uncharacterized protein LOC110280174 translates to MAEAQLETGHEFCQASRCFTVTLYDRHKSEYTVAEMTPTASYLSTYMEANYYSMDEDDSYIEIELHASSSPSPLPSPRYNDKDHHEFHHHQLRISISSKISLSLQKDDAADDNEPPCMLSPINGDDATNNNTNTSALMFNNPGVGLIMESNPHKPEAQTTIQRGTHNMDAPCSRKQPNFTTKTRSNGGMTKLLIKFRGINIGAILASLIKPLYQPNNHNGHNKSSRKKHFQCYQKKLVNPTNSRRSNVKKDQGITRSSNNNNDWEFDQDEIICGSFRSCKKSSRKLEMDLGAIKGIFNAVGMNIADKKGSRSKRRSQPNSCDTTPIHEGFSLYTNNNNNNDNNNSIQAAIAYCKSSFGQTSDFSF, encoded by the exons ATGGCGGAGGCGCAATTGGAGACCGGGCATGAATTTTGTCAGGCGTCCAGATGCTTCACGGTCACTTTGTACGACAGGCACAAGTCCGAGTATACCGTGGCTGAGATGACGCCTACTG CTTCTTACTTATCCACATATATGGAAGCTAATTATTATTCCATGGATGAAGATGATTCATACATCGAAATTGAACTCCATGCATCGTCTTCGCCGTCGCCGTTGCCGTCGCCGCGCTACAATGATAAGGATCATCATGAGTTCCATCATCACCAGTTGCGGATATCAATTTCATCAAAAATATCTTTGTCCCTCCAAAAAGATGATGCTGCTGATGATAATGAGCCTCCATGCATGTTATCTCCTATTAATGGTGATGACGCaacaaataataatactaatactAGTGCATTAATGTTCAATAATCCAGGGGTTGGATTAATAATGGAGAGTAATCCTCATAAACCTGAAGCCCAAACAACAATTCAGAGGGGAACCCATAATATGGACGCTCCATGTTCTAG GAAACAACCAAACTTCACAACAAAAACAAGAAGCAATGGAGGCATGACGAAGTTGTTGATAAAATTTAGAGGTATAAATATTGGGGCCATATTAGCATCTCTTATAAAGCCACTATACCAACCCAACAACCATAATGGACATAACAAGTCATCAAGAAAAAAACATTTTCAATGTTATCAAAAGAAATTGGTCAACCCCACAAACAGTAGAAGAAGCAATGTAAAGAAGGATCAAGGAATAACAAGGagtagcaataataataatgattggGAATTTGATCAGGATGAAATCATATGTGGCTCATTTAGAAGTTGtaaaaaatcatcaagaaaGTTGGAGATGGATTTGGGAGCAATTAAAGGTATATTCAATGCCGTGGGAATGAACATTGCTGATAAGAAAGGTAGTAGATCAAAGAGGAGATCTCAACCTAATTCCTGTGACACTACACCAATTCATGAAGGATTTTCATTAtacactaataataataataataatgataataataattccATTCAGGCAGCTATTGCCTATTGTAAAAGTTCTTTTGGCCAAACATCTGATTTTTCATTCTGA
- the LOC127746677 gene encoding uncharacterized protein LOC127746677 — MVRADTAVTIKVLQEATKANYRFRPSYRKVWMAKQKAIAHTYRDWEELYAELPRWMLKVQSTMAGMVTVLKTSPVRVGDQVDESTIYFHNLFWTFLPCIKAFRYCKPFVSIDSTHLYGKYGGTLLLAIVQEGNSNILSVAFALVEGETAESWHNGIKVAPEAPDSGWLPPRTYRAFCIRHVVVNFSLSFKGQDARRLLVNAAYAKTEAEFDYWFDIMRTENPTMCDWANRTEYDK; from the exons ATGGTTAGGGCGGATACTGCGGTTACGATAAAGGTCCTGCAGGAAGCAACGAAAGCCAATTATAGATTCAGGCCTAGTTACAGGAAAGTTTGGATGGCAAAGCAGAAGGCAATAGCACATACATACAGAGATTGGGAAGAGTTGTATGCCGAGTTGCCACGTTGGATGCTAAAAGTCCAGTCCACTATGGCCGGGATGGTTACAGTGTTGAAGACTTCTCCGGTTAGAGTGGGGGATCAGGTCGATGAGTCTACAATCTACTTTCATAATCTTTTTTGGACATTTCTACCTTGCATCAAGGCCTTTCGATATTGCAAGCCCTTCGTGAGCATTGATAGTACCCACTTGTATGGCAAGTATGGAGGTACCTTACTGCTGGCTATAGTGCAAGAGGGGAACTCGAACATCTTGTCGGTAGCGTTTGCACTTGTGGAGGGAGAAACTGCGGAGTCATG GCATAACGGCATCAAAGTTGCCCCTGAAGCCCCTGATAGTGGTTGGCTACCTCCACGTACTTATCGAGCATTCTGTATTCGTCATGTGGTAGTGAATTTTAGCCTAAGCTTCAAAGGACAAGACGCAAGAAGACTGTTGGTGAATGCTGCATATGCCAAGACCGAAGCAGAGTTTGATTACTGGTTTGACATTATGCGGACTGAGAATCCGACTATGTGTGATTGGGCCAATCGGACAGAATATGACAAGTAG